One Solea senegalensis isolate Sse05_10M linkage group LG13, IFAPA_SoseM_1, whole genome shotgun sequence DNA segment encodes these proteins:
- the LOC122779752 gene encoding transgelin-like has product MSNRGQSYGMSREVQNKIDEKYDQELEERLVEWIMCQCGSGVERPEPGRVGFQTWLKDGCVLCELINSLSGANKPIRVIKSSTMPFKQMEQISLFLHAVDSYGVTKADMFQTVDLYEGTDMVSVQRTLIALVRKSMNNLNYKGDPHFLSFLEKQENRWDFSEEQLSQGKNVIGLQMGPNQGASQSGMTPYGLTRQIEDNP; this is encoded by the exons ATGTCAAACAGAGGTCAAAGCTATGGTATGAGCCGTGAGGTTCAGAATAAGATTGATGAGAAATACGACCAAGAACTGGAGGAAAGGCTGGTGGAATGGATAATGTGTCAGTGTGGCTCTGGTGTGGAGCGGCCTGAGCCCGGCAGGGTCGGCTTCCAAACGTGGCTCAAGGACGGATGT GTGCTGTGTGAACTCATCAACAGCCTGTCTGGAGCCAACAAGCCCATCAGAGTTATCAAGAGCTCCACCATGCCTTTTAAACAGATGGAGCAAATCTCCTTGTTCCTCCACGCTGTGGATAGCTATGGAGTCACTAAAGCGGATATGTTCCAGACTGTGGACCTTTATGAAG GCACAGACATGGTTTCTGTCCAGAGGACTCTGATTGCTCTGGTGAGGAAGAGTATGAACAATTTGAATTACAAAGGAGATCCCCATTTTCTGAGTTTCTT agagaaacaagagaaCAGGTGGGATTTCTCAGAGGAACAGCTGAGCCaaggcaaaaatgtcattggCCTGCAAATGGGCCCAAATCAAGGAGCATCTCAATCTGGAATGACACCCTATGGTCTAACCAGGCAGATTGAGGACAACCCCTGA
- the LOC122780132 gene encoding transgelin-like, with protein MSNRGQSYGMSREVQNKIDKKYDQELEERLVEWIMCQCGSGVERPEPGRVGFQTWLKDGCVLCELINSLSGAKKPIRVIKSSTMPFKQMEQISLFLHAVESYGVTKTDMFQTVDLYEGTDMATVQRTLMALGCLAVTKDDGNYKGDPNWFHRKAQENRRDFSEEQLSQGKNVIGLQMGTNKGASQAGMTGYGQSRQIINNP; from the exons ATGTCAAACAGAGGTCAAAGCTATGGTATGAGCCGTGAGGTTCAGAATAAGATTGATAAGAAATACGACCAAGAACTGGAGGAAAGGCTGGTGGAATGGATAATGTGTCAGTGTGGCTCTGGTGTGGAGCGGCCTGAGCCCGGCAGGGTCGGCTTCCAAACGTGGCTCAAGGACGGATGT GTGCTGTGTGAACTCATCAACAGCCTGTCTGGAGCCAAAAAGCCCATCAGAGTTATCAAGAGCTCCACCATGCCTTTTAAACAGATGGAGCAAATCTCCTTGTTCCTCCACGCTGTGGAAAGCTATGGAGTCACTAAAACGGATATGTTCCAGACTGTGGACCTTTATGAAG GCACAGACATGGCTACTGTCCAGAGGACTCTGATGGCTCTGGGGTGTTTGGCAGTCACAAAGGATGATGGGAATTACAAAGGAGATCCCAATTGGTTCCATAG GAAGGCACAAGAGAACAGGAGGGATTTCTCAGAGGAACAGCTGAGCCaaggcaaaaatgtcattggCCTGCAAATGGGCACAAATAAAGGAGCATCTCAAGCTGGAATGACAGGCTATGGTCAATCCAGGCAGATTATTAACAACCCCTGA
- the pafah1b2 gene encoding platelet-activating factor acetylhydrolase IB subunit beta isoform X3, which translates to MLQLMEQYEVWKEFFSPLHALNFSIAGDTTCNVLWRLQNGELENIRPKVVVLWVGTNNYEHTAEQVAGGILAIAQLLTSHLPKAKKVVLGLLPRGEHPNPLRVKNAAVNGFLHSWLPRLGQTQLLDVGREFVHSDGTIIPRHMFDFLHLTSTGYLTVAKPLSDLLLQILDETPEERQASLV; encoded by the exons ATGCTTCAACTAATGGAGCAGTATGAG GTCTGGAAGgagtttttctctcctcttcatgCTCTAAACTTCAGCATTGCCGGAGACACCACCTGTAATGTGCTGTGGAGGCTTCAGAATGGAGAGCTGGAGAACATCCGTCCCAAG GTTGTGGTGTTGTGGGTGGGAACCAACAATTATgaacacacagcagagcaggtTGCAGGAGGAATCCTTGCTATTGCACAACTGCTCACCTCCCACCTCCCAAAGGCAAAGAAAGTTGTACTG ggTTTGTTGCCTCGAGGGGAGCATCCCAACCCTCTGCGTGTGAAGAATGCTGCTGTGAACGGGTTCCTGCACTCCTGGCTGCCACGGCTGGGTCAGACTCAGCTCTTGGATGTGGGCAGGGAGTTTGTTCACTCTGATGGAACCATCATCCCGAGGCACATGTTTGACTTTCTTCACCTGACATCAACAGGTTACCTCACCGTGGCCAAGCCCCTCAGTGACCTGCTGCTCCAGATCCTGGATGAGACACCAGAGGAGCGACAGGCATcactggtgtga
- the pafah1b2 gene encoding platelet-activating factor acetylhydrolase IB subunit beta isoform X1, whose translation MVFPSSHRLSPPCICGAVSCCRMCDEELNPAAVAQPVEDVHGDGRWMSQHTRFVQECKDGEPDVLFIGDSMLQLMEQYEVWKEFFSPLHALNFSIAGDTTCNVLWRLQNGELENIRPKVVVLWVGTNNYEHTAEQVAGGILAIAQLLTSHLPKAKKVVLGLLPRGEHPNPLRVKNAAVNGFLHSWLPRLGQTQLLDVGREFVHSDGTIIPRHMFDFLHLTSTGYLTVAKPLSDLLLQILDETPEERQASLV comes from the exons atggtgttTCCCTCCTCACACCGTCTGTCACCTCCGTGTATCTGTGGTGCTGTTTCCTGCTGCAGGATGTGTGATGAGGAGTTGAATCCAGCTGCAGTAGCCCAGCCAGTAGAGGATGTACATGGAGATGGACGATGGATGTCACAG CACACAAGATTTGTGCAGGAGTGTAAAGATGGTGAACCAGATGTACTTTTCATTGGTGATTCAATGCTTCAACTAATGGAGCAGTATGAG GTCTGGAAGgagtttttctctcctcttcatgCTCTAAACTTCAGCATTGCCGGAGACACCACCTGTAATGTGCTGTGGAGGCTTCAGAATGGAGAGCTGGAGAACATCCGTCCCAAG GTTGTGGTGTTGTGGGTGGGAACCAACAATTATgaacacacagcagagcaggtTGCAGGAGGAATCCTTGCTATTGCACAACTGCTCACCTCCCACCTCCCAAAGGCAAAGAAAGTTGTACTG ggTTTGTTGCCTCGAGGGGAGCATCCCAACCCTCTGCGTGTGAAGAATGCTGCTGTGAACGGGTTCCTGCACTCCTGGCTGCCACGGCTGGGTCAGACTCAGCTCTTGGATGTGGGCAGGGAGTTTGTTCACTCTGATGGAACCATCATCCCGAGGCACATGTTTGACTTTCTTCACCTGACATCAACAGGTTACCTCACCGTGGCCAAGCCCCTCAGTGACCTGCTGCTCCAGATCCTGGATGAGACACCAGAGGAGCGACAGGCATcactggtgtga
- the pafah1b2 gene encoding platelet-activating factor acetylhydrolase IB subunit beta isoform X2 produces the protein MCDEELNPAAVAQPVEDVHGDGRWMSQHTRFVQECKDGEPDVLFIGDSMLQLMEQYEVWKEFFSPLHALNFSIAGDTTCNVLWRLQNGELENIRPKVVVLWVGTNNYEHTAEQVAGGILAIAQLLTSHLPKAKKVVLGLLPRGEHPNPLRVKNAAVNGFLHSWLPRLGQTQLLDVGREFVHSDGTIIPRHMFDFLHLTSTGYLTVAKPLSDLLLQILDETPEERQASLV, from the exons ATGTGTGATGAGGAGTTGAATCCAGCTGCAGTAGCCCAGCCAGTAGAGGATGTACATGGAGATGGACGATGGATGTCACAG CACACAAGATTTGTGCAGGAGTGTAAAGATGGTGAACCAGATGTACTTTTCATTGGTGATTCAATGCTTCAACTAATGGAGCAGTATGAG GTCTGGAAGgagtttttctctcctcttcatgCTCTAAACTTCAGCATTGCCGGAGACACCACCTGTAATGTGCTGTGGAGGCTTCAGAATGGAGAGCTGGAGAACATCCGTCCCAAG GTTGTGGTGTTGTGGGTGGGAACCAACAATTATgaacacacagcagagcaggtTGCAGGAGGAATCCTTGCTATTGCACAACTGCTCACCTCCCACCTCCCAAAGGCAAAGAAAGTTGTACTG ggTTTGTTGCCTCGAGGGGAGCATCCCAACCCTCTGCGTGTGAAGAATGCTGCTGTGAACGGGTTCCTGCACTCCTGGCTGCCACGGCTGGGTCAGACTCAGCTCTTGGATGTGGGCAGGGAGTTTGTTCACTCTGATGGAACCATCATCCCGAGGCACATGTTTGACTTTCTTCACCTGACATCAACAGGTTACCTCACCGTGGCCAAGCCCCTCAGTGACCTGCTGCTCCAGATCCTGGATGAGACACCAGAGGAGCGACAGGCATcactggtgtga